Sequence from the bacterium genome:
CTTATTACCCGGAGTTATCGAGAATTCGGACATCCGCCGGGGTCAAAATCGACAAGGACGGAGAATATATTACTGGGGAAGGCCTCGATTCCGACCTCGAATTCACGGATATTAGAATAACTAACAATGTTAGTGGAAGGCTCAAACAGGATTGATGGAAGATAAAGCACCAAATACTAGCATTCTCCGCGCTGAAAATCTCGTCAAAGTTTTTGGTAAACGTCGTGTGGTCGATGGTCTTTCTCTCGAAGTCAAACAGGGTGAGATAATTGGCCTTTTGGGCCCAAATGGTGCAGGCAAGACCACAACATTTTATATGATAGTTGGCCTGATTAAACAGGATGAAGGAAGTGTTTTTATCGATAAAATCCAGCTACAACGCATGCCTATGTACAGGCGTGCTAAGCTAGGTATAGGTTATCTTTCGCAGGAGCCTTCAGTATTCAGAAAATTAACGGTAGCTAAGAACCTCCGAGCGATATTGGAATTTACAAACCTTAGCAAAAAGCAACAGGCCGAAAGACTCGAAATATTACTCGACGAGTTGAAGATAGGGCATCTTAGGAATCAAAAAGCATATACACTTTCAGGCGGCGAAAGAAGACGAGTTGAAATTGCCAGGGCACTTGTTACCGAACCAAAATTCTTGCTTCTCGACGAACCATTTGCAGGTATCGATCCAATTGTTGTTGGAGATCTTCAAAATGTAGTGCGAGAACTTGCTCAAAAAGGTCTTGGAATACTGATAACCGATCATAATGTCAGTGAGGTGTTACGAATAGTCGATAGAGCTTACATTGTTTACGAGGGCAGCATACTTATATCGGGGAATGCGGAGACCCTAATAGCCGACCCTAAAGCTCGAGAGATTTATCTTGGGGAGAATTTTAAAGGATAAAATGCCAGATATTCGCCTTGAACAGAAGCTTTCTTTAAAACAGGTTTTAACCCCTCAGTTGATCCAAAGTCTTCAACTTCTCCAAATACCCAAGCTCGAGCTTGAGACTGAACTTAGAGCCGAACTTGAACAGAATCCGGTGTTGGATATAGCCGAGGAAGAATCTATATCCTCCGATCAGAACGATGGTGAGATCGAAGTCGATCGAGAACTCGATGATTGGGATAAATTTGCCGATGGTTTGAATCTTTACGGCACCCAACTCCCGGAGAATGACCCAGACGCAGAGGAAATAGATCCTTATTTTGGTGTGAGTAACGATGTAACTCTATATTCAC
This genomic interval carries:
- the lptB gene encoding LPS export ABC transporter ATP-binding protein; this encodes MEDKAPNTSILRAENLVKVFGKRRVVDGLSLEVKQGEIIGLLGPNGAGKTTTFYMIVGLIKQDEGSVFIDKIQLQRMPMYRRAKLGIGYLSQEPSVFRKLTVAKNLRAILEFTNLSKKQQAERLEILLDELKIGHLRNQKAYTLSGGERRRVEIARALVTEPKFLLLDEPFAGIDPIVVGDLQNVVRELAQKGLGILITDHNVSEVLRIVDRAYIVYEGSILISGNAETLIADPKAREIYLGENFKG